In Bacillus marinisedimentorum, the genomic window CATTACGGGTAAGGATGCCGGCCCACTCCGGCTGTTCTTCCCAGCGGATGCAGTCAATGCACCGGTCCTTTTCAAAATAGGCGGCATCCAGAAGATTCAAATCACGGCCGCATATCATGCAGGGGTTATCCCGGCTGATCGGTTTGAGCAATGCAGCGCAAATTTCACAAAGCGGGTCATCCCCTTTCTTTATAAAACTCACCCATGTGAACGCTGAATCGATCGGCTGATGGCACCACAGGCAATGACTCATTTCAGCAGCCCACTGTCGCGCGCTTCTTTATTCATCTTGTTGATATGATTGTAAGCAAGCTGCATCGCTTCCGTTGCGCCGAAATGAAAAAACGTTACATTCCCACGGGGCTGTGCGGCACTCCGTCCGACCCTGCCGGCAATCTGGACGAGCGCGCTCTCCGTGAAAATCGCCGCTTCACTACCGAGAACAGCAGCGTCAAGCCCGGCAACCGTTACGCCGCGTTCCAAAATAGTCGTCGTGACGAGCAGCGAGATTTCGCTGCGCCTGAACTTTTCCACTTTCTCTTTTCGATTCAGATCTGCTGCATGGACCCCTTCAATATCATGAGAAAAGTTTTTGAGGATATTGACGGTTTGCTGGAGGGTTTCAAGGTCGGGGACGAACAAAAAGGCAGGAATGTTTTCTTCCAGACGGGTATTGACCCATTTCTCCACACGCACAGGCAGCTTCCCCTTTGAAATATGCTTCTTCCATTGACCGCACCATTTAAATTCCGGCAGGGGCAAAGGCTGGCCATGATAGCGGGCAGGGATGCGTACCGCCGGAAGCTGGTTCTTTTTTACTTTTCGTTTCAATTGCTTTGAAGGCGTTGCGGTAAGGTAAATCCGGGCCGCTTCTTCTTTTGCAGCCTGATCAGCGGCATATTGAAGGGAGGAATCGAGGCTGTAAGGAAACGCATCCACTTCATCAATGATGATCACATCAAACGACCGGTCATACCGCAGCAGCTGGTGGGTTGTCGTGATGACGAGCCGGCCCTGCCTGGTGCGGTCTTCGCTCCCTCCGTAAAGGGTGATGATTTCTGTATCGGGGAATACTTCCTTGAGCCTCGGGGCAAGCTCAAGCACCACATCCGTCCTTGGAGCGGCGAGGCACACCTTCAAGCCTGTTTTGAGTGCTTGCCCGATCCCTTTAAAAAGGACCTCCGTTTTCCCGGCTCCGCATACCGCCCAAACAAGCAGGCTTGAATGGTTCCGCACCGCTTCAACGACATGATCGGAAGCTGTTTGCTGTCCTGATGAAAGTTCACCATCCCAGATGAGCGGATTTTTCTGCATTTGATATGTAAGCGGCGGGCCTGTCCAGCTAAGGAGCGGTGTACATTCACTCACCCTCCCGCTCATGATGCAGTGACGGCAATACGTGCACACTTCCATACACCTGGCACATTTGAATGAAGCAAACAGATCCGGATGCTTGTTGCCGCAGCGATTGCAAAACGGTCCTCCTTTTCTCTTTTTGACGCCGTAGTCATATGCAAGGTATCCATTTTCGTAATGCTCATGAAGTGTATTTAAGTCAAAGGGAAGTTCATCTAGAAGGAGTTTTTTGCCGGCAAGAGCCAGCTGTAGTATTTTACTGAAAATGAAATGATGATTCTGGGGGATCAGCGGAAGTTCGTCAATTGCTGAAAGCTGTTTAAGATCCGCGTTTTCCGGAGCCAAAACTTCAGGGACAAGCTGCTGTTTTCCTGATAAAGAAAGAGAGGCAAACTT contains:
- a CDS encoding DEAD/DEAH box helicase, which codes for MKFASLSLSGKQQLVPEVLAPENADLKQLSAIDELPLIPQNHHFIFSKILQLALAGKKLLLDELPFDLNTLHEHYENGYLAYDYGVKKRKGGPFCNRCGNKHPDLFASFKCARCMEVCTYCRHCIMSGRVSECTPLLSWTGPPLTYQMQKNPLIWDGELSSGQQTASDHVVEAVRNHSSLLVWAVCGAGKTEVLFKGIGQALKTGLKVCLAAPRTDVVLELAPRLKEVFPDTEIITLYGGSEDRTRQGRLVITTTHQLLRYDRSFDVIIIDEVDAFPYSLDSSLQYAADQAAKEEAARIYLTATPSKQLKRKVKKNQLPAVRIPARYHGQPLPLPEFKWCGQWKKHISKGKLPVRVEKWVNTRLEENIPAFLFVPDLETLQQTVNILKNFSHDIEGVHAADLNRKEKVEKFRRSEISLLVTTTILERGVTVAGLDAAVLGSEAAIFTESALVQIAGRVGRSAAQPRGNVTFFHFGATEAMQLAYNHINKMNKEARDSGLLK